One Pigmentibacter ruber genomic window, AATAGTAATGAACTCTATAGAAACTATTCATTACTATGGTGAATATTTAATACTTATTGAAAAATATGCTGAATGTGTTGAAGAAATGGACTTAGCAATTGCTACTTTGAATGAAGGGGATATTAATAATTTCCAAATTTCAAACATTTTGAATTGCAAAGCTAAAGCATTATGTCTAAGCAATGAATTTGATGATGCATTAAAAATATATCAAGAAATTTCTGAAAAAAGTCCCAAAAATTTAAATCATAAAATAAATTTAGGTTCAGTGCATTTAGCAAAGGGAAATTGGAAATCCACAATTGATATTGTTAATAGTGTGCTAAAAGTAGATCCAAAAAATAAAAATGCAAATTTGTTAAATGCCCAAGCATATGCTGGCTTGGGAGAATTAGAAAATGCCAATCTATTTTTAGAAAAAGTAGCAGGTACTATTGAATTTCATTCAATAGCTAGTTTTTTTAATAATAGAGGAGTAGCATTTGCACAGAAGAAAGATTTTAAGAAAGCTTTAGAGTTTTATAATAATGCCCTTTTCTTTACAAAAAGTGATATTCATAAAGTTCAGTTTAATATTTCTTTAGCCTTAAAAAAACAAGGTAAATTAAAAGAAGCTGCAAAAATAATTAGCAAAATAAAAAATACAAAATTTTACAAAGAAAAGATAAAAAATGCTAATATAGCTATAGATAGTTTTGAAAATTTATAGTCTTGTAAATTTAATTGGTCTTATATTTGCTTTTAGTTTAGTTCTTTCAGCTTTTAAATATTCACTAAGTCTTTCATTGAACTTTATATCTTGTAATTTATTTTTCCAAGTATTAAAATTCTTTTGGAACTCATTATCTGCTATTAACTCTACGCCTAAATATTGAAAGTAAAATACAGAATTACCTAACACAATTGGGCCAATAACATCATTAATATTGATATTTGAAAGTTTAGACCTTACAAGCTCTGGTAGTTCGTTGATAGGTTTTGGAGGTAATAAACCACCTGTTTTTTCAACATCGGCAGCCATAGAATATTGTTTCACTAATAATGAGAAATCAGCTTTTTCTTCAATTTTTTCGTTAATAACTTTTACTAATTTTGAACTTAAAATATCATCTTTTTCATTTTCAGGAATTTTAATCATTAAACTTCTTAATTTTATTGTACTTATTTGTTTTATACTTCCTGTTTGTTGAATATAAAAACTTTTTACTTCTTCTTCACTTACATTAACTAAAGGAGTTATTACTCTTGCTATTAGTGACTGCTTCAATATTTCTGTTTTAAATTCTTTTCTGTAGTCTTCTACAGTTTTTCCGGATCTTTCTAATTGTTCCTTTAGATCGTCTTCTGAAAATCCTCTTTGCTTTAAAAACTCATTAATTCTTTGAGATAATTCATCTTCTGGAATATCAATACCAAGTTCAAGTGTTTTTGCTTGCAGAACTTTTTGATTTATTAATGAATCTAAGATTTGGTAAGCTTGTTGGGTAGACAAATTACCACCAATTAAATGCCCATTTGGAAGTAGTTTGGTTTGTCCATTAGATGCAATAAATATTGCTTGCTGTAAATCACTAAGTAAAATCACTTGGTCGGTTATTGTTGCTAATATTCCATCAATAGTATTTGCATCAAAAGAGGTATTAGGAGCCAATGAAGTAATTGTTTGTGGAGGTGTTGAATTTAAAGGGCGTGTATTTGTTGTGGTACAGGCATAAAACATGAAAATAGAATGCAATGAAATGGCAATAAAGTGGTTTTTATTAATGAATTTCATGAAAATCCCCAAAAGAAAAGGCGTGTTGAAAAAAAACACTCCTGAATATTTAGTTTCTTAAACTATTACATTAGAAAAAGCAAAGAAGAACAATTTTTTTTAGAGGAATACTTGTGTATTAGTATCATATATTCCTTAAATATCAAGCTTATTTTTTGTTTTTAAATTAAAAATTAATTTTATCCGATTATAATTAGGAGGATAAAAATGAGAGTTAATGTTTTTTCACCGCTATCATATACTTGGGAAAAATTCGCTGAACTACAACATCAGTATGCAATGTTGAGACGGAGAAGAGATGTTAGGCATGCTGATATTCTATCGGAATATAAATTAAAGGAAATGTTTGATGATAAAGCTGTTACTAAGGAATTAATTAGCAGAAATATTTTTAAAAACATTTACTTTAGAAAGCTTTTGCATAAAATAACAATTAAAAGAGAAATAATTCGTGAATTAAAAAGAATTAAATTTGAAAGAGAATTTTTGGAAAATTTAAGAATCATTGGTAACAAGATAAAGGAACATGTTACTGATGTGAAATATTTTCATAAAGTTTCTTTAGATAAATATATTCATCAAATGAAAATTGAGCAACAAGTTCACGTCCAAAAAGATTTGGAAAAGACTTCAAACAAAAAAAAGCCTGAAAAAATATAATTTTAAATTAAAGAAGTATTGTATAAGCTTTCAAGTTCATTAAAATCAATCCATTCTCCTTCACCTTTCCGATTATGCAACCAATACGAAAATAGTTCCATATCAGAACAAACGTCATCTGTGAAGACAATTGGTGATAAAGGTGAGTTTATTTCATTATAATAATTTTCAAAAAGTCTTGTGAAATATCTTGAACTTTTTAATCGTTCAGATTGCTCAAATGGGAGTCTTGTTTTCTTAGCAACTTTTCCATTTACTACAATAGCTATATCAAATTCTTTAAAATCATTATTTGATATTAAACACAAACCAGATTTAGGTTTTAACCCTACTATATTATGATTTATTTTTTCTTTAATATATTTAATTTGTCTTAGTAAATTTAAATTCCTCAACCATTTTGAGAAATTTTTTATAGCTTTTGTTTTCTTGCTAGCTTTTTCAATACGATATATTTCTTCGTCTATATTTCCATTTAATAATGAAATTA contains:
- a CDS encoding tetratricopeptide repeat protein translates to MNELEKLSILLIDGNSENRSYFSMFFSNLTSKYNFITAENIQETQMVINASKIDEIHFVILNSQSNESILCTALTILKNHPSSLLSTIIVISDNLDKETEFLLGEFSVAKIFNQDFDAQEIINLIEKGYEEKNKNLLFKEELGKFCQAVLAKDITICKELLESKNFSKIVMNSIETIHYYGEYLILIEKYAECVEEMDLAIATLNEGDINNFQISNILNCKAKALCLSNEFDDALKIYQEISEKSPKNLNHKINLGSVHLAKGNWKSTIDIVNSVLKVDPKNKNANLLNAQAYAGLGELENANLFLEKVAGTIEFHSIASFFNNRGVAFAQKKDFKKALEFYNNALFFTKSDIHKVQFNISLALKKQGKLKEAAKIISKIKNTKFYKEKIKNANIAIDSFENL
- a CDS encoding peptidylprolyl isomerase, whose amino-acid sequence is MKFINKNHFIAISLHSIFMFYACTTTNTRPLNSTPPQTITSLAPNTSFDANTIDGILATITDQVILLSDLQQAIFIASNGQTKLLPNGHLIGGNLSTQQAYQILDSLINQKVLQAKTLELGIDIPEDELSQRINEFLKQRGFSEDDLKEQLERSGKTVEDYRKEFKTEILKQSLIARVITPLVNVSEEEVKSFYIQQTGSIKQISTIKLRSLMIKIPENEKDDILSSKLVKVINEKIEEKADFSLLVKQYSMAADVEKTGGLLPPKPINELPELVRSKLSNININDVIGPIVLGNSVFYFQYLGVELIADNEFQKNFNTWKNKLQDIKFNERLSEYLKAERTKLKANIRPIKFTRL